GGAGCGGGTCGCGATATTTTTGTCCTCTCGCGCAAGAGTGTGGCTGGCCAAAACCCCACGACAGGTGGCCCCGCGATTACCGATGCGGACATTATTACAGACTTTCAAGACGGACTAGACCTCATTGGTATTCAAGAGGGTCTTCAGTTTAGCCAACTCTCCATTCAAGCAGGAACTGGGACATTCGCAGGCAGTACCGTTATCCAAGACCAAGTAACCGGTAACTTCTTAGCTATTGTTCAAGGAGTTAATCCAGCCCAAATTACCGCAGATGACTTTACAACAGATTTAGTCAACCCCATCACCAGTCCAACCCCGACTCCCACACCAACCCCAACTCCTACCCCAACTCCGACTCCTACCCCACCTGTTCCTTCCACAGTCACCCTCACACTAAATGATGGAGTAGCATTTGAATCCGATGCAGCAAATACCGCTACGTTCACTGTCGCTCGTACTGGAGGAAGCACGGCCGCTGCACTCACTGTGAACTACACTATTGGGGGTACAGCGACTAACGGTACAGATTATCAAACCCTCAGTGGAAGTGTTACCATTCCTGCTGGCGCAACTAGCGCGGTGATTACCGTTACTCCCATTGATAATGTTGCATTTGATGGTGCAAGAACCGTCGATCTCACTTTAGACGCTAGTGGGTTTTATACTGTTGGTACACCTAATACAGCTCAATCCACTATTTATGATAATGAAACCGTCTATGTTTCTAATGCTTATACAACCGCTACTAATGGTGACACGGTTGAAGGAGGCCAAGCTGTAGTTGGACTTAACGCCTTTGATGTGATTACCAATGGAATTGTAGCAGCCGGTGGTGATGATACAAATCCAGGTCGGGTAGAAGTAAGAGCAGGAACGTACAATGAAAACGTAAATATCAGTACTCCTCCAGTCCATGTCCGAGGACCATTTGCAGGTGTGGCAGGAAATGATGCTAGTCGAGGTACAGGAGAGGCAATTGTCATTGGCGAAATGCGCTTTGACCGTGCTGGTTCTGCTACGAGTCCAGTGTTAATTGATGGACTGCAATTCCAGAGTGATGGGAATGCCGCTACTCCTGCCATTAATATGGGGGATATTGGTGGAGCAGGACCAACCCCAGCATTTGCAGGAGATAATAATAGTATTATCAACAACCGATTTATCGGATTGCAAGAGGATGCGATATTCAAAGGCAATGATAGTGCATCAACTAATCTCACTATTCAGGGTAATTTGTTTGATGGCATCACAGGTGCTGGAAGACGGGCGGTGTTTGTTCAAAATGTTGATGGTACTATCTCGGTTTCCAATAATGAAGTTCGCAATATTGGAGCCGCCGGTCAAGATTCTCCTGGTTTGTTATTAGATAATGTGGGTGGTACGATCAGCATCAATGGTAACGTCTTAACTAATGTTAATAGCCAGGGTATTCAATTAGCTGGCTTGCAAACAGGTGCAACAGCAACAATTAATAACAATAGATTTAACAATGTGAATTCACTTAATGATCCTACCAACTCAGCCATTCGCTTGAGAGATT
This window of the Roseofilum reptotaenium CS-1145 genome carries:
- a CDS encoding Calx-beta domain-containing protein; amino-acid sequence: MSTIFGTPSNDALRGTAGSDNIFGLQGNDTLEGLESNDFLSGNQQNDFLSGNTGNDSLRGGMNNDTLFGGQGDDTLLGDLGDDIVSGDLGNDSLLGNQGNDQLLGGMGNDILYGGQNQDTLYGGQGADSLFGDLGNDTLFGDLGSDTLTGGAGRDIFVLSRKSVAGQNPTTGGPAITDADIITDFQDGLDLIGIQEGLQFSQLSIQAGTGTFAGSTVIQDQVTGNFLAIVQGVNPAQITADDFTTDLVNPITSPTPTPTPTPTPTPTPTPTPPVPSTVTLTLNDGVAFESDAANTATFTVARTGGSTAAALTVNYTIGGTATNGTDYQTLSGSVTIPAGATSAVITVTPIDNVAFDGARTVDLTLDASGFYTVGTPNTAQSTIYDNETVYVSNAYTTATNGDTVEGGQAVVGLNAFDVITNGIVAAGGDDTNPGRVEVRAGTYNENVNISTPPVHVRGPFAGVAGNDASRGTGEAIVIGEMRFDRAGSATSPVLIDGLQFQSDGNAATPAINMGDIGGAGPTPAFAGDNNSIINNRFIGLQEDAIFKGNDSASTNLTIQGNLFDGITGAGRRAVFVQNVDGTISVSNNEVRNIGAAGQDSPGLLLDNVGGTISINGNVLTNVNSQGIQLAGLQTGATATINNNRFNNVNSLNDPTNSAIRLRDSGTSAATLNNGQVTVGGNTINNTLNGLFIRTPANPTNVTYRNNAFTNGVIYPGGALTTGTPTTGTIYAIINDGTGTLNVAGLQNTLNGALLTGANVFGTNVTI